One part of the Terrimicrobium sacchariphilum genome encodes these proteins:
- a CDS encoding protein kinase domain-containing protein has product MSDPVRFQHFEVLRREDGSLFELGRGAMGITYKAFDTNLRCFVALKVINGTYLNSDIARQRFLREARAAAALRHPNVATVFHLGDEEDNYFYAMEFIDGETVEAFMKREGAVPPVMALEIALQVCRALTAAEKQGLVHRDIKPANLMLIWEDDTEFTVKVIDFGLAKNSSKEDGEDAATLTAGGFLGTPHFASPEQLDEREIDIRSDIYSLGVTLWYMLAGKTPFSGSLAQVMSQHLHRDPPFQSLDGQIPSVVGLLKHMMAKAPEDRPATPAALRKEIEECLAALRQSGASTAPATSADAESFETVVLPEPIAEAETLASGQMLAGRFRLIAETVASDHGRLFKADSLEDGKTVAVLILHSEKFATSQAFTQLEQEIETLQRLRAPALQKILSLERTDYHSFIVLEWVDGPTLLDLLRTRRLLPVPEAVRLLAPLAEAFDNIAEAGLNCPDIAAHEVTLTGGEVDTPVTGWTTCHPRFLGLSQAGASNLPADATMVATSYALMKAAGAFAANPRNAFVYAVATLAFEMLGGVRGGSSIGTFVPIAGLSEDGNNALRQALDPAKGFATAAEFVTRLSEARSTAAVPSAPVIAPAIPSPAPSVEPATAATIPGRKKTSPILILGVSGGVLVILAILGVLLSARKGAPAEKPVEPVVASATPTPTPVPATPTPIPVNQPYLDDMARADALLHEGNFPGALAAYTRVAVNYPDEKKPLDQLELVSASLRARKIPASQVASLRGPLETAAELKVRSAQMALGEMLRVSDPSAALKWFIAAADQGQTEAMVYAGQMQASGQGVSAPDFVSAAKWFTKAADGQDADGMYFLAECYLSPDSSKGVLRDPQKAFVLLSTAATVRNHTRAMNLLGDIYTKGIPNVVERDYAKAFDFFSKASAGGLLDAQGNLGVLYINGQGVEKDPAKAAALFKEGAEQKNPLCMYFYAMCLDGGFGVEKNASEAREMYRAAARLGNAKALDWCRSKGVSLE; this is encoded by the coding sequence ATGTCCGACCCGGTACGTTTTCAACATTTCGAGGTATTGCGCCGCGAGGACGGTTCGCTGTTCGAACTCGGTCGCGGTGCCATGGGCATCACGTACAAGGCGTTTGACACGAATCTGCGCTGCTTTGTCGCCCTCAAGGTCATCAACGGCACGTATTTAAACAGCGACATCGCCCGCCAGCGGTTCCTGCGGGAGGCCCGGGCTGCCGCCGCGCTGCGCCACCCGAATGTGGCGACCGTCTTTCACCTCGGTGACGAGGAGGATAATTACTTTTACGCCATGGAGTTCATCGACGGCGAGACCGTCGAGGCCTTCATGAAGCGCGAGGGCGCGGTGCCGCCCGTGATGGCTCTGGAGATTGCCCTGCAGGTCTGCCGGGCTCTCACTGCCGCCGAGAAACAGGGGCTCGTCCATCGCGATATCAAGCCCGCGAATCTCATGCTCATCTGGGAGGATGATACGGAGTTCACGGTCAAGGTGATCGATTTCGGCCTCGCGAAGAACTCCAGCAAGGAGGACGGCGAGGATGCTGCCACGCTCACGGCGGGCGGATTCCTTGGCACTCCGCACTTCGCCAGTCCCGAGCAGCTCGACGAGCGAGAGATCGATATTCGCTCCGATATTTACTCCCTCGGGGTGACTCTCTGGTACATGCTCGCGGGCAAGACCCCCTTTAGCGGTTCGCTCGCCCAGGTGATGAGCCAGCACCTGCACCGCGACCCGCCGTTTCAGTCCCTCGACGGCCAGATTCCATCTGTGGTTGGACTGCTCAAACACATGATGGCCAAGGCCCCGGAGGACCGCCCGGCCACGCCAGCGGCCCTCCGCAAGGAAATCGAGGAGTGTCTCGCAGCCCTGCGGCAGTCCGGGGCATCCACTGCTCCCGCCACCAGTGCAGATGCGGAATCATTCGAGACGGTCGTCCTGCCCGAGCCGATCGCCGAGGCGGAAACTCTCGCCTCCGGGCAAATGCTCGCGGGTCGTTTCCGACTTATCGCCGAGACTGTGGCCTCGGATCACGGTCGATTGTTCAAGGCCGATAGCCTGGAGGACGGCAAGACTGTCGCGGTGCTAATCCTGCATTCGGAAAAGTTCGCCACCTCGCAGGCATTCACCCAGCTCGAGCAGGAGATCGAGACGCTCCAGCGCCTTCGCGCCCCGGCCTTGCAGAAAATCCTCTCGCTGGAGCGCACGGACTACCACAGCTTCATCGTCCTGGAATGGGTCGACGGGCCGACCTTGCTCGACCTGCTGCGCACCCGCCGCCTGCTCCCTGTTCCCGAGGCGGTGCGACTGCTCGCTCCGCTGGCGGAAGCGTTTGATAACATTGCCGAGGCGGGACTGAATTGCCCCGATATCGCGGCTCATGAGGTGACTCTCACTGGTGGGGAAGTCGACACTCCGGTGACGGGCTGGACGACCTGCCACCCGCGTTTCCTCGGCCTGAGCCAGGCCGGAGCCTCAAACCTGCCCGCCGACGCCACCATGGTGGCGACATCCTACGCGCTGATGAAGGCCGCCGGCGCGTTCGCGGCCAATCCTCGCAATGCCTTTGTTTACGCCGTCGCCACGCTTGCTTTTGAAATGCTGGGCGGGGTGAGGGGAGGGTCGTCGATCGGGACGTTCGTTCCCATCGCCGGTCTTTCCGAGGATGGCAACAATGCCCTGCGCCAGGCGCTTGATCCCGCGAAAGGCTTCGCCACGGCCGCCGAGTTTGTCACACGCCTTTCCGAGGCCCGGTCGACTGCCGCGGTCCCTTCCGCTCCGGTCATTGCTCCTGCGATTCCTTCGCCGGCTCCGTCGGTGGAACCGGCCACGGCTGCGACTATTCCCGGCAGGAAGAAGACCTCGCCCATCCTCATTCTCGGAGTGTCGGGAGGAGTCCTGGTTATTCTCGCGATTCTCGGTGTGCTCCTCAGTGCCCGCAAAGGCGCCCCGGCGGAAAAGCCTGTCGAGCCAGTGGTCGCTTCTGCCACGCCGACGCCCACGCCGGTTCCCGCGACACCCACGCCGATCCCGGTCAACCAGCCGTATCTCGATGACATGGCCAGGGCCGACGCCTTGCTTCACGAGGGCAACTTTCCCGGTGCGCTCGCCGCCTACACCAGGGTCGCGGTGAATTACCCGGATGAGAAAAAACCGCTCGATCAACTCGAGCTCGTTTCAGCGAGTCTCCGCGCGCGAAAGATCCCGGCCAGCCAGGTCGCCTCGCTACGCGGCCCGCTTGAGACGGCAGCGGAGTTGAAAGTTCGTTCCGCCCAGATGGCTCTTGGGGAAATGTTGAGGGTGAGCGATCCATCGGCTGCGTTGAAATGGTTCATCGCGGCGGCGGATCAGGGTCAGACCGAGGCGATGGTCTACGCCGGTCAGATGCAGGCCAGCGGGCAGGGCGTCTCCGCTCCGGATTTCGTCAGCGCCGCCAAGTGGTTCACCAAGGCAGCTGATGGGCAGGATGCCGACGGCATGTACTTCCTCGCGGAATGTTATCTCAGTCCCGACAGCTCCAAAGGCGTGCTTCGCGATCCGCAGAAGGCCTTTGTACTGCTCTCCACCGCCGCCACGGTCAGGAACCACACCCGGGCCATGAATCTCCTCGGGGATATTTACACCAAGGGCATTCCGAACGTGGTGGAGCGTGATTACGCCAAGGCGTTTGATTTCTTCAGTAAGGCCTCCGCAGGCGGGCTGCTCGACGCCCAAGGAAATCTCGGCGTTCTCTACATCAATGGGCAGGGAGTCGAAAAAGATCCGGCCAAGGCAGCTGCGTTATTCAAGGAAGGCGCGGAGCAGAAAAATCCTCTCTGCATGTACTTCTACGCGATGTGCCTGGACGGCGGCTTCGGCGTTGAGAAAAACGCCTCAGAGGCCAGGGAGATGTATCGTGCTGCCGCAAGGCTTGGAAATGCCAAGGCACTGGATTGGTGCCGATCGAAGGGCGTCTCTCTGGAGTGA
- the sucC gene encoding ADP-forming succinate--CoA ligase subunit beta yields MNIHEYQARELFAKFGVATQPGAVAFTPDEAEAVASKLGGKIVVKAQIHAGGRGKGTFKNGFKGGVHLCDTPAQARDLASQMLGQVLVTHQTGPEGKEVGKVFVGEAVDITKELYFAILLDRATSAPVVIASTEGGVDIESVAEHTPEKIIRVGVNPALGLMPFQSRKIAATLGLTGPLANQAVKLFANLYKLFIDCDCSMVEINPLVITAKGELLALDAKFNFDDNALYRQPAIVAMRDKSEEDPREVAASEYSLNYIGLDGNIACLVNGAGLAMATMDIIQYAGGKPANFLDVGGGASKDQVSAAFRIILGDANVKGILVNIFGGIMDCNIIANGIVEAARETSLSIPLVVRLEGNNVEAGKKTLAESGLALITGDDILDAAQKVVAAVAKAA; encoded by the coding sequence ATGAACATCCACGAATACCAAGCGCGTGAGCTTTTCGCCAAATTTGGCGTCGCGACCCAACCCGGAGCGGTTGCTTTTACTCCTGATGAAGCCGAGGCCGTTGCTTCGAAACTCGGAGGAAAGATCGTCGTCAAGGCCCAGATCCACGCGGGCGGACGCGGCAAGGGGACGTTCAAAAACGGTTTCAAGGGCGGCGTGCATCTTTGTGACACCCCGGCCCAGGCTCGTGACCTCGCTTCCCAGATGCTCGGCCAGGTGCTCGTGACGCACCAGACCGGCCCGGAGGGCAAGGAAGTCGGCAAGGTTTTCGTCGGCGAGGCGGTCGACATCACGAAGGAACTGTATTTCGCCATCCTCCTCGACCGCGCCACCTCGGCTCCGGTCGTCATCGCCAGCACCGAGGGCGGCGTGGACATCGAGTCCGTCGCCGAGCACACCCCGGAGAAGATCATTCGCGTGGGCGTGAATCCGGCCCTCGGTCTCATGCCCTTCCAGAGCCGCAAGATCGCCGCGACGCTCGGCCTCACCGGCCCGCTCGCCAACCAGGCGGTCAAGCTGTTCGCCAATCTCTACAAGCTCTTCATCGACTGCGATTGCTCGATGGTCGAGATCAACCCGCTGGTCATCACGGCCAAGGGCGAGCTCCTCGCGCTCGACGCGAAGTTCAACTTTGACGACAACGCTCTTTACCGTCAGCCCGCCATCGTGGCGATGCGCGACAAGAGCGAGGAAGACCCCCGTGAGGTGGCGGCTTCCGAGTACTCGCTGAATTACATCGGACTCGACGGAAACATCGCCTGTCTCGTCAACGGCGCCGGTCTCGCCATGGCGACGATGGACATCATTCAATACGCGGGCGGCAAGCCGGCGAACTTCCTCGACGTCGGCGGCGGCGCGAGCAAGGACCAGGTTTCCGCGGCCTTCCGCATCATCCTCGGCGATGCCAACGTGAAGGGCATCCTCGTGAACATTTTCGGCGGTATCATGGACTGCAACATCATTGCCAACGGCATCGTGGAAGCAGCCCGCGAAACCAGCCTCAGCATCCCGCTCGTCGTTCGCCTGGAAGGCAACAACGTCGAGGCGGGCAAGAAGACGCTCGCGGAGAGCGGCCTCGCCCTCATCACGGGCGACGACATCCTCGACGCCGCCCAGAAGGTCGTCGCCGCGGTCGCCAAGGCTGCCTGA
- a CDS encoding VOC family protein, with protein MIKEVAFIGYPVTDVARARAFYEGFLGLKVHCAEEIKTMPGIWWIEYDVAGVTVAISNAWPPSGQSGPGVAFEVDDLDAFVAKTREAGVSFAFEPMESPICRFFGIKDPDGNDITIHQRSADHPEHSHS; from the coding sequence ATGATCAAGGAAGTCGCATTCATCGGATACCCCGTTACGGACGTGGCCCGTGCGCGCGCCTTCTATGAGGGTTTTCTCGGACTCAAGGTTCATTGCGCGGAGGAGATCAAGACCATGCCTGGCATCTGGTGGATCGAGTACGATGTCGCCGGTGTGACGGTTGCGATCTCCAATGCCTGGCCCCCTTCGGGCCAGAGTGGACCCGGGGTGGCATTTGAGGTCGACGATCTCGACGCCTTTGTCGCCAAGACCCGCGAAGCCGGAGTTTCCTTTGCTTTTGAGCCGATGGAGAGCCCGATCTGCCGATTCTTCGGCATCAAGGACCCCGACGGCAACGATATCACCATTCACCAGCGTTCCGCGGATCACCCGGAACATTCCCATTCTTAA